In a genomic window of Pokkaliibacter sp. MBI-7:
- a CDS encoding alpha/beta hydrolase, translated as MQGYKTLLASAVMTFSLAGAAQVQAATDNSVEHQVQGFLTALAQGGGKPIEQLSPKDARAVLAGAQASVKEDMSGVSISDKTIHVDGQDIKLTIVRPAHAKGTLPVFMFFHGGGWVLGDFPTHARLVRDLVENSGAAAVFVNYTPSPEAHYPVAINQAYTATRWVAEHGQEIHVDGSRLAVAGNSVGGNMAAVVSLMAKHYGTPKLRAQVLLWPVTDASFENGSYSAYQDGYFLTRNMMKWFWDSYTLDPQQRQEIYASPLQASTAQLQGLPPALIQTAEFDVLRDEGEAYGRKLDAAGVDVTVTRYNGMIHDFGLLNALAEVPAVKSAMRQAGQELKAHLE; from the coding sequence ATGCAAGGCTATAAAACCCTTTTGGCTTCCGCCGTCATGACATTTTCCCTCGCTGGCGCCGCACAGGTGCAGGCGGCCACTGACAACAGCGTGGAACATCAGGTACAGGGCTTTCTGACTGCGCTGGCACAGGGTGGCGGCAAGCCCATCGAACAGCTGTCACCGAAAGACGCGCGGGCAGTGTTGGCTGGTGCTCAGGCCAGTGTCAAAGAAGATATGTCCGGGGTCAGCATCAGCGACAAAACCATTCATGTGGATGGCCAGGACATCAAACTGACCATCGTTCGCCCGGCTCATGCCAAGGGCACGCTGCCCGTGTTCATGTTCTTCCATGGCGGTGGCTGGGTGCTGGGCGACTTCCCCACACATGCTCGCCTGGTACGAGATCTGGTAGAAAACTCCGGCGCCGCAGCCGTGTTCGTCAACTACACACCGTCACCCGAGGCGCACTACCCTGTTGCCATCAATCAGGCGTATACCGCCACGCGCTGGGTAGCCGAACACGGTCAGGAAATCCATGTAGACGGGTCACGACTGGCGGTTGCGGGGAACAGTGTTGGGGGCAACATGGCAGCCGTCGTCAGTCTGATGGCCAAACACTATGGCACACCGAAGCTGCGTGCTCAGGTGCTGCTGTGGCCGGTAACCGATGCCAGCTTTGAGAATGGCTCCTACAGCGCTTATCAGGATGGCTACTTCCTGACCCGTAATATGATGAAGTGGTTCTGGGACAGTTACACGCTGGATCCCCAGCAGCGACAGGAAATCTATGCCTCGCCTCTGCAAGCCAGCACGGCTCAGCTGCAGGGTTTACCACCGGCGCTGATTCAAACTGCAGAGTTCGATGTATTGCGCGATGAAGGTGAGGCCTATGGCCGCAAACTGGATGCTGCTGGAGTGGATGTTACAGTGACCCGCTATAACGGCATGATCCATGACTTTGGTTTGCTGAACGCACTGGCCGAAGTGCCAGCCGTCAAATCCGCCATGCGGCAGGCCGGGCAGGAACTCAAAGCACATCTTGAATAA
- a CDS encoding efflux RND transporter periplasmic adaptor subunit, translated as MKRQTKLTFAAGGAMTLLAAVLVSALGLQSSQAEDVPAAAVPQATPVSVASVIKRNVTRWSEFSGRMEAVERVDVRSRVAGAVQEVHFVEGALVKKGDLLFSIDPALYQAAVDQAAAQVAAAKARVAYTRSELERAQRLVSKNAIAQREVDQRLNERREADANLLAAQAALQTAKLNLSYTEVRAPVAGRVGKVEITVGNLVAAGPGAPVLTSLVSVSPIYASFDADERTVARTLEGLSSRKQLDSVPVQISTGNDVEVSGHLQLVDNQVDSRSGTIRLRAVFDNQDGNLIPGQFARIHLGEAAAEPVVLINDRAVGTDQNKKFVMVVEEDNITSYREVALGDSIDGLREVTSGLHAGERIVINGLQRVRPGSLVMPQVVPMASDAAAAAANASNKPALSEASAGAEGSDANPS; from the coding sequence ATGAAACGACAAACCAAACTGACCTTTGCTGCGGGGGGCGCCATGACGCTCCTGGCTGCAGTGCTGGTTTCTGCCCTTGGCTTGCAGTCCTCTCAGGCAGAGGATGTGCCCGCTGCCGCCGTCCCTCAGGCGACTCCCGTATCAGTGGCTTCGGTCATCAAACGTAACGTGACACGCTGGAGCGAATTCTCCGGTCGTATGGAAGCGGTTGAGCGTGTGGATGTGCGTTCACGGGTGGCAGGTGCCGTACAGGAAGTACACTTCGTCGAAGGTGCGCTGGTGAAGAAAGGGGATTTGCTGTTCAGCATTGACCCAGCGCTGTATCAGGCTGCTGTTGATCAGGCCGCAGCTCAGGTGGCGGCTGCCAAAGCCCGTGTGGCCTATACCCGCAGCGAGCTTGAGCGCGCTCAGCGTCTGGTCAGTAAAAATGCCATTGCCCAGCGTGAAGTGGATCAGCGCCTGAATGAGCGCCGCGAAGCCGACGCCAATCTGCTGGCTGCTCAGGCGGCACTGCAAACGGCCAAACTCAATCTCAGCTATACCGAAGTCCGCGCACCGGTTGCCGGCCGGGTTGGCAAGGTGGAAATCACCGTTGGCAACCTGGTGGCGGCTGGCCCCGGTGCACCAGTGCTGACCAGCCTGGTGTCCGTCAGCCCCATTTATGCCAGCTTCGATGCTGATGAGCGGACGGTTGCCCGCACGCTTGAAGGGCTTAGCAGCCGTAAACAGCTGGACAGCGTTCCGGTACAGATCAGCACGGGTAACGATGTGGAAGTCAGTGGACATCTGCAGCTGGTTGATAACCAGGTCGACAGTCGCAGCGGCACTATTCGCTTGAGGGCGGTATTTGACAATCAGGACGGCAACCTGATTCCTGGTCAGTTTGCCCGTATCCATCTGGGGGAGGCGGCCGCCGAGCCCGTGGTGCTGATCAATGACCGCGCCGTCGGTACAGACCAGAACAAGAAGTTTGTGATGGTCGTGGAAGAAGACAACATCACCAGCTATCGCGAAGTGGCACTGGGTGACTCGATCGATGGCTTGCGTGAAGTCACCAGTGGCCTGCACGCTGGCGAGCGCATCGTCATCAACGGCTTGCAGCGCGTCCGCCCCGGATCACTGGTCATGCCGCAGGTCGTCCCGATGGCCAGCGATGCGGCCGCAGCGGCTGCCAATGCCTCCAATAAACCTGCCTTATCCGAAGCCTCTGCCGGGGCTGAAGGCAGCGATGCTAACCCGTCCTGA
- a CDS encoding organic hydroperoxide resistance protein, with amino-acid sequence MAIEQVLYRAQATATGGRDGRAISSDNVLDVKLTTPKELGGAGGNGTNPEQLFAAGYSACFLGAMKFVGARDKIRVPADIAIEGHVGIGAIPNGFGIEVELKISLPGLERTVAEELVNKAHIVCPYSNATRGNIDVTLTIV; translated from the coding sequence ATGGCAATTGAACAAGTCCTTTACCGCGCTCAGGCAACGGCTACCGGTGGTCGTGATGGCCGCGCGATCTCTTCCGATAATGTGCTCGACGTCAAGCTGACCACGCCCAAAGAGCTGGGCGGCGCAGGCGGTAACGGCACCAATCCTGAACAACTGTTTGCTGCTGGCTACTCAGCCTGCTTCCTCGGTGCAATGAAGTTCGTCGGCGCCCGCGACAAGATCAGAGTACCTGCTGATATCGCCATCGAAGGCCACGTGGGTATCGGTGCCATCCCGAACGGTTTCGGTATCGAGGTTGAACTGAAGATTTCTCTGCCTGGTCTTGAGCGCACAGTAGCGGAAGAGCTGGTGAATAAAGCTCATATCGTCTGCCCTTACTCTAATGCTACCCGCGGCAATATCGACGTGACCCTGACCATCGTTTGA
- a CDS encoding glucan biosynthesis protein D: protein MLNRRSFMAAAGTSLGLTALGLPVQSLADAGLKLGKPEGFSFDSLIEQAKELAGKPYHQENKLPRDVLERIDYDQHGKIIFNTDNALFKDGPGEFPVTFFHLGRYFQIPVHMHVLEKSGDEWAAKEIVYDPDYFSMPKDSPARELPKGAGFAGFRFQESRFGDQKKLDWHKNDWVAFLGASYFRAIGELYQYGLSARGIAMDVAMPNAAEEFPTFTHFYFEPPSAFANDHQVTVYALLEGPGITGAFKFIMQRTNKVLMDIDSHVFLRRDVGRLGFAPLTSMYWFSESVKQTAIDWRPEVHDSDGLSLLTGTGEHIWRPLVNPPHTSASAFSDKAPRGFGLLQRDRNFDHYLDGVNYERRPSLWVEPVGDWGEGAVQLIEIPTDDEIHDNVVAFWVPNAPAKKGNAYHFQYKLHWSADEPYPTDLGRCVATRLGRGGQPGQPRPQGVRKFMVEFSGGPLKDIPFGVKPEVVLWSSSGHFSYIFAEAVPDGVPGHWRAQFDFTSDSPQPVDMRLYLKNGDQTLTETWLYQYHPF, encoded by the coding sequence ATGCTGAATCGTCGATCATTTATGGCTGCCGCAGGCACCTCCCTGGGTTTGACCGCACTTGGCCTGCCGGTGCAATCCCTGGCAGACGCTGGCCTGAAGCTTGGCAAGCCGGAAGGATTTTCCTTTGATAGCCTGATCGAACAGGCCAAAGAGCTGGCCGGGAAACCCTACCATCAGGAAAACAAGTTACCCAGGGATGTGCTGGAACGGATCGACTATGACCAGCACGGCAAGATTATCTTCAATACTGATAACGCCCTGTTCAAAGACGGCCCGGGTGAGTTTCCGGTGACCTTTTTCCACCTTGGCCGCTACTTCCAGATTCCCGTACATATGCATGTGCTGGAAAAAAGTGGTGATGAGTGGGCAGCGAAGGAAATTGTCTACGATCCGGACTACTTCAGCATGCCCAAGGACAGCCCCGCGCGTGAGCTACCCAAGGGCGCAGGCTTTGCGGGATTCCGCTTTCAGGAAAGCCGCTTTGGCGACCAGAAAAAGCTCGACTGGCACAAGAATGACTGGGTCGCGTTCCTTGGTGCGTCCTACTTCCGGGCCATCGGTGAGCTCTATCAATACGGTCTGTCAGCACGTGGTATTGCCATGGATGTAGCCATGCCCAACGCCGCAGAAGAATTCCCAACGTTCACCCACTTCTATTTCGAACCACCATCAGCCTTTGCCAATGACCACCAGGTCACTGTCTATGCCCTACTGGAAGGTCCAGGTATCACCGGTGCCTTCAAGTTCATCATGCAACGCACCAACAAAGTGCTGATGGATATCGATAGCCACGTCTTTTTGCGTCGTGACGTGGGCAGACTCGGCTTTGCTCCCCTGACCTCCATGTACTGGTTCTCGGAGAGTGTGAAACAGACGGCCATTGACTGGCGCCCGGAAGTACACGACTCAGATGGTTTGTCGTTGCTGACAGGTACTGGCGAACATATCTGGCGCCCGCTGGTCAATCCTCCCCACACCTCGGCATCGGCCTTCAGCGACAAAGCACCGCGGGGCTTCGGCCTGCTGCAACGTGACCGCAACTTTGATCACTATCTGGATGGCGTGAATTACGAGCGTCGCCCCAGCCTGTGGGTGGAGCCTGTCGGTGACTGGGGGGAAGGTGCGGTACAACTGATTGAAATCCCCACCGATGATGAAATTCATGACAACGTCGTCGCCTTCTGGGTGCCCAATGCTCCAGCCAAAAAAGGCAATGCCTATCACTTCCAGTACAAGTTGCACTGGAGTGCAGATGAACCCTACCCCACTGATCTCGGTCGCTGTGTCGCGACCCGGTTGGGACGCGGTGGTCAGCCCGGCCAGCCACGCCCACAGGGTGTGCGCAAGTTCATGGTGGAGTTCTCCGGCGGCCCACTCAAAGATATCCCGTTTGGCGTGAAGCCTGAGGTGGTGCTGTGGTCATCCAGCGGTCACTTCTCCTATATCTTTGCCGAGGCCGTACCGGACGGCGTACCCGGTCACTGGCGTGCGCAGTTTGACTTCACATCAGACAGCCCGCAGCCCGTCGATATGCGCCTGTACCTGAAAAATGGGGATCAGACACTGACAGAAACCTGGTTGTATCAATATCATCCGTTCTGA
- a CDS encoding efflux RND transporter permease subunit has protein sequence MNLSKFFIDRPIFAGVLSLMILIAGLISMRVLPISEYPEVVPPTVVVRAQYPGANPKVIAETVATPLEESINGVEGMLYMSSQATTDGLMTLTITFKLGTDPDLAQQMVQNRVTQAEPRLPEEVRRLGVTTIKSSPDLTMVVHLLSPNHRYDMTYLRNYAVLNVKDRLARIEGVGQVNLFGSGDYSMRIWLDPQKVAEHGLSASEVVAAIREQNVQAAAGMIGASPSVPGLELQLPINARGRLQNESDFANIIVQSTADGAVTRLGDIARIEMGASEYALRSLLDNKDAVAIPIFQAPGSNAIQISDNVRKTMAELKQYMPEGVDYSIVYDPTQFIRASIEAVVHTLLEAIALVVVVVILFLQTWRASIIPLLAVPVSVVGTFAVMHIFGFSVNALSLFGLVLAIGIVVDDAIVVVENVERNIESGLSPRQATYKAMQEVSGPIIAIALVLIAVFVPLAFISGLTGQFYKQFALTIAISTVISAINSLTLSPALSALLLKGHDAPKDGLTRLMDSLLGGFFRLFNKAFHRGAEHYSGGVKRAIAGKGLMVVLYLILVGVTGGLFKSVPSGFVPGQDKQYLIGFAQLPDGATLDRTEDVIRRMSDIVLKQPGVTHAVSFPGLSINGFTNSSSSGIVFAALDDFDKRRSPELSGAAIAAQLNQKFSAIQDAFIVIFPPPPVQGLGTTGGFKLELEDRGSLGYEGMDNAVKAFMAKAAQAPELTGMFSSYQINVPQLYADLDRTRARQLGVSVTDVFDTMQIYLGSLYVNDFNAFGRTYSVRVQADAPFRAHAEDIGQLKVRSSTGEMIPLSALLNVSSTFGPDRAMRYNGFLAADINGAPAPGYSTGQAQEAIDRIARETLPAGISYEWTDLTYQQILAGNSGVLVFPLALILVFLVLAAQYESLTLPIAIILIVPMSLFAAMVGVWLSHGDNNVFTQIGLIVLVGLSAKNAILIVEFARELEFAGRKPLQAAIEASRLRLRPILMTSMAFIMGVLPLVLSTGAGAEMRQAMGVAVFAGMIGVTLFGLFLTPVFYVLMRRLTGNRPLRHHGGVPAQPEQGGEAQPDGRPLVHALPMSSEPHQD, from the coding sequence ATGAATCTTTCCAAATTCTTTATTGACCGACCGATCTTCGCCGGGGTGCTGTCCCTGATGATTCTGATCGCAGGTCTGATCTCAATGCGGGTATTACCGATCTCGGAATATCCCGAAGTGGTTCCACCGACCGTGGTGGTGCGGGCGCAGTATCCCGGCGCCAACCCCAAGGTCATCGCCGAGACGGTCGCAACGCCTCTGGAAGAGTCCATCAATGGTGTGGAAGGGATGCTCTACATGAGCAGTCAGGCCACGACTGATGGTCTGATGACGCTGACCATTACCTTCAAACTGGGTACTGATCCGGATCTGGCACAGCAAATGGTGCAGAACCGCGTGACGCAGGCCGAGCCGCGCCTGCCGGAGGAAGTACGCCGGCTGGGCGTAACGACCATCAAGAGTTCACCTGATCTGACCATGGTGGTGCATCTGCTGTCGCCCAACCATCGTTACGACATGACGTATCTGCGTAACTACGCAGTGCTGAACGTCAAGGATCGTCTGGCTCGTATTGAAGGGGTAGGGCAGGTCAACCTGTTTGGCTCGGGCGATTATTCCATGCGTATCTGGCTGGATCCGCAGAAGGTTGCCGAGCATGGCCTGTCCGCCAGTGAAGTGGTGGCGGCTATCCGTGAGCAGAACGTGCAGGCGGCTGCCGGTATGATCGGTGCCTCACCTTCCGTTCCCGGTCTTGAGCTGCAGTTGCCGATCAATGCGCGTGGACGCCTGCAGAACGAGTCCGACTTCGCCAATATCATCGTGCAAAGCACCGCTGACGGCGCAGTGACCCGTCTGGGTGACATTGCCCGTATTGAAATGGGGGCGTCCGAATACGCATTACGTTCACTGCTGGATAACAAGGACGCGGTAGCCATTCCTATCTTCCAGGCTCCCGGTTCCAACGCCATTCAGATTTCTGACAATGTGCGCAAGACCATGGCCGAGCTGAAACAGTACATGCCTGAAGGCGTGGACTACAGCATCGTCTACGACCCAACCCAGTTCATCCGTGCGTCCATCGAAGCGGTAGTGCATACCCTGCTGGAAGCGATTGCGCTGGTAGTGGTGGTAGTCATCCTGTTCCTGCAGACCTGGCGCGCGTCGATCATCCCGCTGCTGGCCGTACCGGTATCGGTGGTCGGTACCTTTGCCGTCATGCATATCTTTGGCTTTTCGGTGAATGCCCTGAGTCTGTTTGGACTGGTGCTGGCCATCGGTATCGTGGTGGATGACGCCATCGTGGTCGTGGAGAACGTCGAGCGTAATATCGAGTCGGGTCTGTCTCCACGTCAGGCGACGTACAAGGCGATGCAGGAAGTGTCCGGGCCGATCATCGCCATCGCGCTGGTGCTGATTGCCGTGTTCGTGCCACTGGCCTTTATCAGTGGATTGACCGGTCAGTTCTACAAGCAGTTTGCCTTGACCATCGCGATCTCCACCGTGATCTCGGCCATCAACTCGCTGACGCTGTCACCTGCACTGTCTGCATTGCTGCTGAAAGGTCATGACGCCCCCAAAGACGGTCTGACCCGTTTGATGGACTCCCTGCTGGGCGGCTTCTTCCGCCTGTTCAACAAGGCATTCCATCGCGGTGCTGAGCATTACAGTGGCGGCGTGAAGCGTGCGATTGCAGGCAAGGGTCTGATGGTAGTGCTGTATCTGATTCTGGTAGGCGTAACGGGCGGGCTGTTCAAATCCGTGCCCAGTGGTTTCGTCCCCGGACAGGACAAGCAATACCTGATCGGTTTCGCCCAGCTGCCGGATGGCGCCACGCTGGATCGTACCGAAGATGTTATCCGGCGCATGAGTGACATCGTCCTCAAACAGCCCGGCGTCACCCACGCGGTGTCCTTCCCCGGTCTGTCTATCAACGGTTTTACCAACAGTTCCAGCTCGGGCATCGTCTTTGCCGCACTGGATGACTTCGACAAGCGGCGTTCGCCTGAGCTGTCCGGTGCTGCCATTGCGGCACAACTGAACCAGAAGTTTTCGGCTATCCAGGATGCCTTTATCGTGATCTTCCCGCCGCCCCCTGTGCAGGGGCTGGGTACGACCGGTGGTTTCAAACTGGAGCTGGAAGACCGTGGCTCACTGGGTTACGAGGGGATGGACAATGCGGTCAAAGCCTTTATGGCCAAGGCGGCACAGGCACCGGAGCTGACAGGCATGTTCTCCAGCTATCAGATCAACGTGCCACAGCTGTATGCCGATCTTGACCGTACCCGTGCACGGCAGCTGGGGGTATCGGTGACGGATGTGTTCGACACCATGCAGATCTATCTGGGCAGCCTGTATGTGAATGACTTCAACGCCTTTGGCCGTACCTATTCAGTACGTGTGCAGGCTGATGCGCCCTTCCGCGCTCATGCTGAAGATATTGGCCAGCTGAAAGTACGTTCTTCGACCGGTGAGATGATTCCGCTGTCGGCACTGCTGAATGTGTCATCCACTTTTGGACCGGATCGTGCCATGCGCTACAACGGTTTCCTGGCGGCAGACATTAACGGTGCTCCTGCCCCGGGTTATTCCACCGGACAGGCACAGGAAGCGATTGATCGCATCGCCAGAGAAACGCTGCCAGCAGGAATCAGTTATGAATGGACTGACCTGACCTATCAGCAGATTCTGGCGGGCAATTCAGGCGTACTGGTGTTCCCTCTGGCGCTGATTCTGGTGTTCCTGGTGCTGGCGGCGCAGTACGAAAGCCTGACACTGCCCATCGCCATCATTCTTATCGTGCCCATGAGTCTGTTTGCGGCTATGGTCGGGGTATGGCTATCCCATGGTGACAACAACGTCTTTACCCAGATCGGCCTGATTGTGCTGGTGGGGCTCTCAGCCAAGAACGCCATCCTTATCGTCGAGTTTGCCCGTGAGCTGGAGTTCGCCGGACGCAAGCCGCTGCAAGCGGCGATTGAAGCCAGCCGTCTGCGTTTACGACCGATCCTGATGACGTCGATGGCATTCATCATGGGGGTACTGCCGCTGGTGCTGTCCACCGGAGCGGGTGCTGAAATGCGTCAGGCCATGGGGGTAGCGGTGTTCGCCGGAATGATTGGAGTGACCCTGTTTGGCCTGTTCCTGACGCCGGTGTTTTACGTGCTGATGCGTCGTCTGACCGGCAACCGGCCATTGCGTCACCACGGCGGCGTTCCCGCCCAGCCCGAGCAGGGTGGTGAGGCACAGCCCGACGGTCGTCCGCTGGTACATGCCCTGCCCATGAGTTCTGAACCTCATCAAGACTGA
- a CDS encoding efflux transporter outer membrane subunit produces the protein MQVLTSNTGAPGAPKGAGRWVLAPLLAALVLSGCVSNPASTAGLTDPTPMPVTFKEGDGRWAAVPPADVQPRGEWWAAFADPEMSRLVTLAGKQNNDIQVAAARLKAAQALLRTTNADKAVQVNAGTGLQRAYSLDTYTNQSPLLGLSYEVDLFGKLDKASQAASLDAQSREALLQSTRLLVQANVAQTYLQLRALDEERQLVRDTVAAYRDTLTLTEQRYDAGDVPELDVVRVRAEVSSTESDALALDRQRATLEHALAVLTGSVASTFTLPVARWQTALPVIPAGVPSTVLARRPDVAAAQRTMKAAEARVGVAERAWFPDINLTGSAGFASTDLADLFTWSARSWGIGALLSLPVFDGGRRQAGVDQANAQLQEALASYREQVLVAFRDVEDQLSALRLLDKQAQSQALAVQAAERATAISDARYRDGFISQLDLLDARRSELSNRRQALQVRSEQYQSTVALIRAIGGSWEASQPAVAAQQSAAGNPANQLAKR, from the coding sequence ATGCAAGTTCTAACGTCTAATACTGGGGCGCCCGGCGCCCCCAAAGGAGCAGGGCGCTGGGTGCTGGCGCCCCTGCTGGCCGCTTTGGTACTCAGTGGCTGTGTCAGTAATCCGGCCAGTACCGCCGGACTGACCGATCCAACACCTATGCCTGTTACCTTCAAGGAAGGCGATGGCCGTTGGGCTGCCGTTCCTCCTGCTGACGTTCAGCCAAGGGGGGAATGGTGGGCTGCGTTTGCTGACCCGGAAATGAGCCGGCTGGTGACGCTGGCAGGTAAACAGAACAACGATATTCAGGTAGCCGCAGCGCGCCTGAAGGCGGCTCAGGCGTTGTTGCGTACCACCAATGCTGACAAGGCCGTGCAGGTAAACGCTGGCACCGGACTGCAACGTGCCTATTCGCTGGATACCTATACCAATCAGTCTCCCTTGTTGGGTCTGAGTTATGAAGTGGATCTGTTCGGCAAGCTGGACAAGGCATCTCAGGCTGCCAGTCTCGATGCTCAGTCCCGTGAGGCGCTGTTGCAAAGTACTCGCCTGCTGGTGCAGGCCAATGTGGCGCAGACCTATCTGCAGCTGCGTGCTCTTGATGAAGAGCGACAGCTGGTGCGCGATACGGTGGCTGCCTATCGCGACACTCTGACGCTGACTGAACAGCGTTACGATGCGGGCGATGTGCCGGAACTGGATGTTGTACGTGTTCGCGCTGAGGTTTCCTCAACAGAGTCGGATGCACTGGCGCTGGATCGTCAGCGCGCCACGCTGGAGCATGCGCTGGCGGTGTTGACCGGTTCGGTTGCATCGACCTTTACCTTACCCGTGGCCCGGTGGCAGACCGCATTGCCAGTGATTCCTGCAGGTGTTCCCAGTACGGTGCTGGCGCGACGGCCTGATGTCGCGGCAGCTCAACGCACCATGAAAGCCGCTGAAGCACGCGTCGGCGTAGCTGAACGTGCCTGGTTCCCGGATATCAATCTGACAGGCAGTGCAGGTTTTGCCTCAACTGATCTGGCAGATCTGTTCACCTGGTCTGCACGCTCCTGGGGGATCGGTGCCTTGTTGTCTTTGCCTGTCTTTGATGGCGGGCGTCGTCAGGCGGGCGTCGATCAGGCCAACGCGCAACTGCAAGAAGCGCTGGCCAGTTATCGGGAACAAGTGCTGGTAGCTTTCCGTGATGTTGAGGATCAGCTGTCAGCATTACGTCTGCTGGATAAGCAGGCGCAGAGTCAGGCGCTGGCGGTGCAGGCCGCAGAAAGGGCAACCGCCATCTCCGACGCGCGCTACCGTGATGGTTTTATCAGCCAGCTGGACTTGCTGGATGCCCGGCGCAGTGAGTTGAGCAATCGCAGACAGGCGTTGCAGGTACGCTCCGAACAGTATCAGTCCACCGTGGCGTTAATCCGTGCTATTGGCGGTAGCTGGGAAGCAAGCCAGCCAGCTGTCGCGGCACAGCAAAGTGCCGCTGGCAATCCGGCCAACCAGCTGGCGAAACGCTGA
- a CDS encoding DedA family protein has product MNGILTSYMDQQTLSVLVPFMIVLLASLGIPVPAMLTLILVGSSLAQADSSVLAVSFASALAGAMVGDIVWYWIGARYGERVLSRLRRLTRRPATGRQGLQGNGLYILLFARFIPGLSAVAVPMAGASSVSTLSFVRYDALGSGIWVGFGLLSGVTFSDQVDNLVHVIKEAGMIIGVVVATFAALVVIARQLRGTGQRSQQVIQAVAADAVEPSFSTDDISVVPALAESQSAVTALPDNVIPFRRQPCKKVADDGRCLDDMHDFSRCCGA; this is encoded by the coding sequence ATGAACGGCATACTCACCAGCTACATGGATCAACAGACACTCAGTGTGCTGGTGCCCTTTATGATCGTTCTGTTGGCCTCTCTGGGTATTCCGGTGCCTGCCATGCTGACTCTGATTCTGGTGGGCAGTTCGCTGGCGCAGGCCGATTCCAGCGTACTGGCAGTGAGTTTCGCCAGTGCCTTAGCGGGTGCCATGGTGGGTGATATTGTTTGGTACTGGATCGGGGCACGCTATGGCGAGCGAGTTTTGTCGCGTTTGCGGCGTCTGACCCGTCGCCCTGCGACGGGTCGTCAGGGGCTGCAAGGCAATGGCCTCTATATCCTGCTGTTTGCCCGCTTCATTCCCGGTTTGTCTGCGGTGGCAGTGCCTATGGCAGGTGCTTCTTCCGTCTCTACCTTGTCCTTCGTGCGGTACGATGCGCTCGGCTCAGGAATCTGGGTGGGTTTCGGATTGTTGTCTGGTGTGACCTTCTCTGATCAGGTAGACAACCTTGTGCACGTTATCAAGGAAGCCGGGATGATCATTGGTGTGGTCGTAGCCACCTTTGCAGCGCTGGTAGTGATTGCCCGTCAGCTGCGAGGCACTGGTCAGCGTTCTCAGCAGGTGATTCAGGCTGTGGCAGCTGATGCAGTCGAGCCCTCTTTCTCTACCGACGACATTTCAGTAGTGCCTGCTTTGGCGGAGTCTCAGAGTGCAGTGACGGCGTTGCCCGATAATGTTATTCCTTTCCGTCGTCAGCCTTGCAAAAAAGTCGCAGATGACGGCCGCTGTCTGGACGACATGCATGATTTCAGTCGGTGCTGTGGCGCTTAG
- a CDS encoding organic hydroperoxide resistance protein, with translation MAIEQVLYRAQATATGGRDGRAISSDNVLDVKLTTPKELGGAGGNGTNPEQLFAAGYSACFLGAMKFVGARDKIKVPADVAIEGHVGIGAIPNGFGIEVELKISLPGLERAVAEELVNKAHIVCPYSNATRGNIDVTLTLV, from the coding sequence ATGGCAATCGAACAAGTTCTCTACCGCGCTCAGGCAACGGCTACCGGTGGTCGTGATGGCCGCGCCATCTCTTCCGATAACGTGCTCGACGTCAAGCTGACCACGCCCAAAGAGCTGGGCGGCGCAGGCGGTAACGGCACCAATCCTGAACAACTGTTTGCTGCTGGCTACTCGGCCTGTTTCCTCGGTGCAATGAAGTTCGTCGGCGCCCGCGACAAGATCAAAGTACCTGCCGATGTCGCCATCGAAGGCCATGTAGGTATTGGCGCTATCCCTAACGGTTTCGGTATCGAAGTTGAGCTGAAGATTTCTCTGCCTGGTCTGGAGCGTGCGGTGGCGGAAGAGCTGGTGAATAAAGCTCATATCGTTTGCCCTTACTCTAATGCTACCCGCGGCAATATCGACGTAACCCTGACCCTCGTTTAA